Proteins encoded together in one Myxococcus stipitatus window:
- a CDS encoding SDR family oxidoreductase, whose product MGTAFITGAGIRVGSAVARALAQAGYDLALHANRSIVPLEALAEELRALGRRVTLHAADLAQPQAVDSLAAQVREAWPALDVVVHNAGLYERVDFASITRARYHAMLAVNLDAPFFLTQALLPALHAGQAPLVVHITDIGGERPVSQYAHYSVSKAGLLMLTRALAVELAPRVRVNAVSPGVAIFPESFDEAARDEVLRRVPLGRSGTVEDIARTVVFLAREAPYITGQVIAVDGGRSVQL is encoded by the coding sequence ATGGGCACCGCATTCATCACGGGCGCCGGCATCCGCGTGGGCAGCGCGGTGGCCCGGGCCCTCGCGCAGGCCGGGTATGACCTGGCGCTCCACGCCAACCGCTCCATCGTCCCCCTCGAGGCGCTCGCGGAGGAGCTGCGGGCCCTGGGCCGCCGCGTCACCCTCCATGCCGCCGACCTGGCCCAGCCCCAGGCGGTGGACTCGCTCGCCGCCCAGGTGCGCGAGGCCTGGCCCGCGCTGGACGTGGTGGTGCACAACGCCGGCCTCTACGAGCGCGTCGACTTCGCCTCCATCACCCGCGCGCGGTACCACGCGATGCTGGCGGTGAACCTGGACGCGCCGTTCTTCCTCACCCAGGCGCTGTTGCCCGCGCTGCACGCCGGACAGGCCCCGCTGGTGGTGCACATCACCGACATCGGCGGTGAGCGGCCGGTGAGTCAGTACGCCCACTACTCCGTGAGCAAGGCGGGCCTGCTCATGCTCACGCGCGCGCTGGCGGTGGAGCTGGCGCCGCGCGTGCGCGTCAACGCCGTGTCTCCCGGCGTGGCCATCTTCCCGGAGAGCTTCGACGAGGCCGCGCGCGACGAGGTGCTCCGGCGCGTGCCCCTGGGGCGCTCGGGCACGGTGGAGGACATCGCGCGCACCGTCGTCTTCCTCGCGCGCGAGGCGCCCTACATCACCGGCCAGGTCATCGCCGTCGATGGCGGCAGGAGCGTGCAGCTATGA
- a CDS encoding dihydroneopterin aldolase: MSAEQAFQPPNVTDAQGRPLDIIELRGLTVDCVVGIYNRERVTAQPLRLDVALFLDTRSAATGGRLAHTVNYGRLTGELRFLLEACRFELLESAVEAVSRYLLAPPTVDAPRAQVLAATVRVIKPLALGGVATPSLQVHRTAEEMVYASEERSFGRVDVIHEGAGYGIYRLRVRPGAGVSARSNARMEESELVLGPGLLSQGRPVERGMAFHWPRGFPHRYDNPSNTEQTVLCVYRPRYLPSEPDATTDEPPVAPLEPLAGTSYYPHDEPAAPGLHAERHL; this comes from the coding sequence ATGAGCGCGGAGCAGGCGTTCCAGCCCCCCAACGTCACCGACGCCCAGGGTCGGCCGCTCGACATCATCGAGCTGCGGGGGCTCACGGTCGACTGTGTCGTGGGCATCTACAACCGCGAGCGCGTGACGGCGCAGCCCCTGCGCCTGGACGTGGCGCTCTTCCTCGACACGCGCAGCGCGGCGACCGGGGGGCGGCTGGCGCACACGGTGAACTACGGGCGGCTGACGGGCGAGCTGCGTTTCCTTCTGGAGGCGTGTCGCTTCGAGCTGCTCGAGTCCGCGGTGGAGGCGGTGAGCCGCTATCTGCTCGCGCCGCCCACGGTGGACGCGCCGCGCGCGCAGGTGCTCGCCGCCACGGTGCGCGTCATCAAGCCGCTGGCGCTCGGTGGGGTCGCGACGCCGTCGCTCCAGGTGCACCGCACGGCGGAGGAGATGGTGTACGCCAGCGAGGAGCGGTCCTTCGGCCGCGTGGACGTCATCCACGAGGGCGCGGGCTATGGCATCTATCGCCTGCGCGTGCGGCCCGGTGCCGGCGTCTCCGCCCGGTCGAACGCCCGCATGGAGGAGAGCGAGCTGGTGCTCGGGCCCGGGCTGTTGTCCCAGGGGCGCCCCGTCGAGCGGGGCATGGCCTTCCATTGGCCGCGCGGCTTCCCACACCGGTATGACAACCCGTCCAACACGGAGCAGACGGTGCTGTGCGTCTACAGGCCGCGCTACCTGCCGTCCGAACCGGATGCGACGACGGACGAGCCGCCCGTCGCGCCGCTCGAGCCCCTGGCGGGAACGTCCTACTACCCGCATGACGAGCCCGCAGCCCCGGGACTTCACGCCGAGCGTCACCTCTGA
- a CDS encoding queuosine precursor transporter, with translation MNLDRRMQLFVVLAAVFVTSLVVGDLIGVKLFEVHVGSVVAVMSIGMLPFPVTFLLTDILNEFYGKKAARYVTWVGFFMAIFAYTVIAIAVQVPWAPLTRAPDFKGTVESAFNNVFAGSQRILVASMMAYLVGQFADITIFNLLKRTTNNRLLWLRATGSTLVSQLIDTTVVQFVAWTGVLPTATIFSIIYTSYIVKLLIAVGLTPFIYLGHGIVERKLGIKPVVLGADGEPLPESTEPVSVSVASN, from the coding sequence ATGAACCTCGACAGGCGGATGCAGCTCTTCGTGGTCCTGGCGGCGGTGTTCGTCACCTCGCTCGTCGTCGGAGACCTCATCGGGGTGAAGTTGTTCGAGGTGCACGTCGGCTCGGTGGTGGCGGTGATGTCCATCGGGATGCTGCCCTTCCCGGTGACGTTCCTGCTCACCGACATCCTCAACGAGTTCTACGGCAAGAAGGCCGCCCGCTACGTCACCTGGGTGGGCTTCTTCATGGCCATCTTCGCGTACACGGTGATTGCCATCGCCGTGCAGGTGCCCTGGGCGCCGCTGACGCGCGCGCCGGACTTCAAGGGCACGGTGGAGAGCGCGTTCAACAACGTGTTCGCCGGCTCGCAGCGCATCCTGGTGGCGTCGATGATGGCCTATCTCGTGGGCCAGTTCGCGGACATCACCATCTTCAACCTGCTCAAGCGCACCACCAACAACCGGCTCCTGTGGTTGCGCGCGACGGGCTCCACGCTGGTGTCGCAGCTCATCGACACGACGGTGGTGCAGTTCGTGGCGTGGACGGGTGTGCTGCCCACGGCCACCATCTTCAGCATCATCTACACGTCGTACATCGTGAAGCTGCTCATCGCCGTGGGCCTGACGCCGTTCATCTACCTGGGCCACGGCATCGTGGAGCGGAAGCTGGGCATCAAGCCCGTGGTGCTGGGCGCGGACGGCGAGCCGCTCCCCGAGTCCACCGAGCCCGTGTCCGTCTCCGTCGCGTCGAACTGA